From the Excalfactoria chinensis isolate bCotChi1 chromosome 1, bCotChi1.hap2, whole genome shotgun sequence genome, one window contains:
- the LOC140247407 gene encoding ecto-ADP-ribosyltransferase 5-like isoform X3, which produces MLRAWLCLGALLAAPHDGTPQLLMDMSRDAFDDQYEGCAEAMEAAGPALLERERARGESRLFRRVWGRAGERWQWVKGALSPRLPPGFKDEHGQAVIAYTDNDLHRVFNAAVRAAGRSWAAYNASFPFKALHFYLTRALQLLRVPCEAAYGTAVYRGMAHARYQLRGASPFRFGSFASCSFSKERAESFGQDSFLSIRSCFGVPIHAFSLYTEEEEVLIPGHEIFWVFPDSGTHRFVLRSTNRTCSHFNCAFLGREKSPECRSSAGRSSAGTITSDCRAHCSANCWVRI; this is translated from the exons ATGCTCCGGGCCTGGCTGTgcctcggggctctgctggctgccccccat GACGGGACCCCGCAGCTGCTGATGGACATGAGCCGCGACGCCTTCGACGATCAGTACGAGGGATGCGCCGAGGCGAtggaggcggcggggccggcgctGCTGGAGCGGGAGCGGGCGCGGGGCGAGTCCCGTCTGTTCCGCAGGGTgtggggccgggccggggaGCGCTGGCAGTGGGTGAAGGGGGCTCTGTCCCCCCGCCTGCCCCCCGGCTTCAAGGACGAGCACGGCCAAGCGGTGATCGCCTACACCGACAACGACCTGCACCGCGTCTTCAACGCCGCCGTGCGGGCGGCCGGCCGCTCGTGGGCAGCCTACAACGCCAGCTTCCCCTTCAAGGCGCTGCATTTCTACCTGAccagagccctgcagctgctgcggGTTCCCTGCGAGGCCGCCTACGGCACCGCCGTGTACCGGGGCATGGCTCACGCCCGGTACCAGCTGCGCGGTGCCAGCCCGTTCAGGTTCGGCTCCTTCGCCTCCTGCTCCTTTAGCAAGGAGCGCGCCGAGAGCTTCGGGCAGGACTCGTTCCTCAGCATCCGCAGCTGCTTCGGGGTCCCCATCCACGCCTTCTCCCTCTAcacggaggaggaggaggtgctgATTCCCGGCCACGAGATCTTCTGGGTCTTCCCGGACAGCGGGACTCACCGCTTCGTGCTGCGGAGCACCAACAGGACCTGCAGCCACTTCAACTGCGCCTTCCTGGGCC GTGAGAAGAGCCCCGAGTGCAGGAGCAGCGCAGGCAGGAGCTCCGCAGGGACCATCACAAGCGattgcagagctcattgcaGTGCTAATTGCTGGGTTCGGATTTAG